The Streptomyces seoulensis genome contains a region encoding:
- a CDS encoding SMI1/KNR4 family protein, translating to MWPEFIATLPETAEAAPPATEAALADCATALGHALPPALATLLAAADGITGEYGTELLWPAERLAAENVALRGGAEFASLYMPFDPLVFFGETGGGDLHAVLARIDRPDVFVWDHETDSRTWVAGSLADHLERSVSGAFDL from the coding sequence ATGTGGCCCGAATTCATCGCGACGCTGCCCGAGACCGCCGAGGCAGCTCCGCCCGCCACCGAGGCGGCGCTCGCCGACTGCGCGACCGCACTCGGGCACGCCCTGCCCCCTGCCCTCGCCACGCTCCTCGCGGCCGCCGACGGCATCACCGGCGAGTACGGCACCGAACTCCTCTGGCCCGCCGAGCGACTCGCGGCGGAGAACGTGGCGCTGCGCGGCGGCGCCGAATTCGCCTCGCTGTACATGCCGTTCGACCCGCTGGTCTTCTTCGGGGAGACCGGAGGCGGCGACCTCCACGCCGTCCTCGCGCGCATCGACCGGCCCGACGTGTTCGTCTGGGACCACGAGACCGACAGCCGCACCTGGGTCGCCGGGAGCCTCGCCGACCACCTGGAGCGGTCGGTCAGCGGGGCGTTCGACTTGTAG
- a CDS encoding N-acetylglucosamine kinase → MGLTGTVLAVDAGNSKTDVAVVGAGGEVLATARGGGFRPPAVGVDRALDALAVPVERALAEAGVPYVSHVSACLANADLPVEEEQLAAAVTARAWGASVAVRNDTFAILRAGVAEPRGVAVVCGAGINCVGMRPDGRTARFPALGRLSGDWGGGWGLAEEALWHAARAEDGRGEATELARTVPAHFGLPTTAALIESLHLGRLAPERRHELAPVLFSTAAGGDPVARSLVDRLAEEVALMATVALTRLDLLTEPTAVLLGGGVLAAGHPQLDQGIRTRLAAQAPLAEPQLITAPPVLGAALLGLDHLGSPPGAQARARAHWEAATSRTPR, encoded by the coding sequence GTGGGCCTGACCGGGACCGTCCTCGCCGTCGACGCGGGCAACAGCAAGACCGACGTGGCCGTGGTCGGCGCGGGCGGTGAGGTGCTGGCGACGGCGCGCGGCGGGGGCTTCCGGCCGCCCGCGGTGGGCGTGGACCGGGCACTGGACGCGCTGGCGGTGCCGGTGGAGCGGGCGCTGGCCGAGGCGGGGGTGCCGTACGTCTCGCACGTCTCGGCCTGTCTGGCCAACGCCGATCTCCCGGTGGAGGAGGAGCAGTTGGCGGCGGCGGTGACCGCGCGGGCCTGGGGCGCGTCGGTGGCGGTGCGCAACGACACCTTCGCCATCCTGCGCGCCGGGGTGGCCGAGCCGCGGGGCGTGGCCGTGGTGTGCGGGGCCGGGATCAACTGCGTCGGCATGCGTCCCGACGGCCGTACGGCACGCTTCCCGGCCCTCGGCCGCCTCTCCGGCGACTGGGGCGGCGGCTGGGGCCTGGCCGAGGAGGCGCTGTGGCACGCGGCCCGCGCGGAGGACGGCCGGGGCGAGGCGACCGAGCTGGCCCGCACGGTCCCGGCCCACTTCGGCCTGCCCACGACGGCCGCGCTGATCGAGTCCCTCCACCTGGGCCGGCTCGCCCCGGAGCGCCGCCACGAACTGGCCCCCGTGCTCTTCTCGACGGCGGCCGGAGGCGACCCGGTGGCCCGCTCCCTGGTCGACCGCCTTGCGGAGGAGGTGGCCCTGATGGCCACGGTCGCCCTGACCCGCCTGGACCTCCTCACCGAGCCCACTGCGGTCCTGCTGGGCGGCGGCGTCCTGGCGGCGGGCCATCCTCAGCTCGACCAGGGCATCCGCACCCGCCTGGCCGCTCAAGCCCCCCTGGCGGAGCCCCAGTTGATCACCGCTCCCCCGGTCCTGGGCGCGGCCTTGCTGGGCCTGGACCATCTCGGTTCCCCGCCCGGCGCCCAGGCGCGGGCCCGCGCGCACTGGGAGGCGGCTACAAGTCGAACGCCCCGCTGA